A single Vulcanisaeta distributa DSM 14429 DNA region contains:
- a CDS encoding 5-formyltetrahydrofolate cyclo-ligase, protein MDVKDIKQAIRERIWKLLEERDVALFPRPVYGRIPNFVGADRACELVVTLPEFIKARVVKINPDSPQRRCRELTLINGKLLITPTPRIREGFLMLDPRKIPRQYYGEASTIRGMFRWGVPIKPWDMPRIDLVIIGSVAVNPNNGRRLGKSHGYAEIEWGIASTLGKVSEDTPVITTVHELQLVSDEIPREPFDLPVDVIVTPSRVIRVNRVDPKPRGIYWEFVTNEMLSEIPLLNELKARLNSAGQ, encoded by the coding sequence ATGGATGTTAAGGACATTAAACAGGCGATTAGGGAGAGGATTTGGAAGCTGCTTGAGGAGAGAGACGTGGCGCTATTCCCAAGACCTGTCTATGGCAGGATACCCAACTTCGTAGGTGCGGATAGGGCCTGCGAGTTGGTTGTCACCCTTCCTGAGTTCATTAAGGCCCGTGTGGTGAAGATAAACCCGGACAGCCCTCAGCGTAGGTGTAGGGAATTAACGCTGATAAACGGAAAACTCCTAATAACGCCGACGCCAAGGATCAGGGAGGGCTTCCTAATGCTTGATCCACGTAAGATACCGAGGCAGTATTACGGTGAGGCATCTACAATAAGGGGAATGTTCAGGTGGGGCGTTCCGATCAAGCCCTGGGACATGCCCAGGATAGACCTCGTAATAATAGGCTCCGTAGCAGTTAACCCAAACAATGGACGTAGACTAGGTAAATCGCATGGCTACGCAGAGATTGAGTGGGGAATCGCGAGCACATTGGGTAAGGTTAGTGAGGATACGCCAGTAATAACCACGGTCCACGAATTACAGCTAGTAAGTGATGAAATACCCAGGGAGCCTTTCGACTTGCCCGTGGACGTGATAGTCACCCCAAGCAGGGTGATTAGGGTCAATAGGGTTGACCCAAAGCCACGCGGTATTTACTGGGAATTCGTCACAAACGAGATGCTCAGTGAAATACCACTACTCAATGAGTTAAAGGCTCGACTCAATAGTGCAGGACAGTGA